A portion of the Granulosicoccus antarcticus IMCC3135 genome contains these proteins:
- a CDS encoding lipid A deacylase LpxR family protein has translation MYDLQEKALQFIKRDRSVSFQAGNDISAVLLDSQSCKRISKAVLPGLMLVASLVGSSVVRAENIEHIEAENTGWSFQFDNDVFVGGNKDQDYTGGFAVTLSGNRANGYSWSPNRLRQWTDDALGLKAYLGQGSRQYSKHALEWGAALFTPNDITSAQANPNDRAYASLFFLNSTEQTVFPEHALSVKSSFTVGLLGLDFADNVQSGIHKLLGSTQPEGWDNQISSGGELTARYALSLQKTAFQRYYSNGLSQEFNWTADADVGFTTGFGAGFNWRFGRIGTPWWTFNPHQSEYLNLGSNIASGVAEYDTRERYIYVGSSVNVNIYNSFLQGQFRSSQVEADASDVEPISADVWAGVSVEVAPTLHVEGFVRARSRELDKPDARAPSWAGIIVRRTL, from the coding sequence GTGTACGACTTACAAGAAAAAGCGTTGCAGTTCATAAAGCGCGATAGATCAGTCTCTTTCCAGGCCGGCAATGACATCAGTGCCGTCCTGCTGGACAGCCAATCTTGCAAGCGTATCTCGAAGGCGGTTCTACCCGGATTGATGTTGGTCGCAAGTCTGGTTGGTAGTTCTGTTGTTCGAGCGGAAAATATCGAACATATTGAAGCTGAAAATACCGGTTGGTCTTTTCAGTTCGACAATGATGTGTTCGTTGGTGGAAACAAGGATCAGGATTACACCGGAGGCTTTGCGGTTACCTTGTCAGGTAATCGCGCCAACGGATACAGCTGGTCTCCAAACCGACTCAGACAATGGACAGATGACGCCCTCGGACTGAAGGCTTATCTGGGACAAGGATCCAGACAATATTCCAAGCATGCTCTGGAATGGGGGGCGGCCTTGTTTACACCCAACGACATCACTTCTGCGCAGGCCAATCCCAATGATCGTGCTTACGCCAGTCTGTTCTTTTTGAACAGTACGGAACAAACGGTGTTTCCCGAGCATGCCTTGTCAGTGAAGTCGAGCTTCACAGTGGGTCTGTTGGGACTGGATTTTGCGGACAATGTACAGAGTGGTATTCACAAATTGCTGGGCAGTACTCAACCAGAAGGTTGGGATAACCAGATTTCTTCTGGCGGTGAGCTGACGGCCCGATATGCGTTAAGTCTGCAGAAAACAGCCTTTCAGCGATATTACTCCAATGGTCTGAGTCAGGAATTCAACTGGACCGCAGATGCTGACGTGGGGTTCACCACCGGTTTTGGTGCTGGCTTCAACTGGCGTTTCGGGCGTATCGGCACGCCTTGGTGGACATTCAACCCGCATCAGTCCGAATACCTGAACCTGGGGTCAAACATTGCATCCGGTGTTGCTGAATATGACACGCGAGAGCGCTATATCTATGTTGGCAGCAGTGTCAATGTGAATATCTACAACTCGTTTCTTCAGGGTCAGTTTCGCAGTAGCCAGGTTGAGGCCGATGCCAGTGATGTAGAGCCGATCAGTGCGGATGTATGGGCTGGGGTCAGTGTTGAGGTTGCTCCAACTCTGCACGTAGAAGGTTTTGTCAGGGCACGATCACGAGAGCTGGACAAGCCTGATGCCAGAGCCCCATCCTGGGCTGGCATCATTGTCAGAAGAACCTTGTAG
- a CDS encoding NAD(P)H-binding protein, protein MSNANPLNIVMMGATGAVGSEVVAALRSEPGLGKLALLGRRELAGINQENIEQHCIDILNPESYQALLSGYQCAICTLGIGEPSKVDKQDFLRIDKQAVLDFATHCRQAGIEHFQLLSSVGVDAQSRSFYLRSKGELNEALLALNFKRLSLFQPSMIITPNNRYGFSQALTLALWPALSHIMVGPLRKFRGIAVEKLGTAIARNSQCKTSTGVEVLHWQEFMALDSSTD, encoded by the coding sequence ATGTCAAATGCAAATCCATTGAATATTGTCATGATGGGTGCAACAGGTGCCGTTGGCAGCGAGGTTGTTGCAGCACTGCGCAGCGAGCCCGGTCTGGGGAAACTTGCTCTATTGGGCCGGCGAGAGCTGGCCGGAATCAATCAGGAGAATATCGAGCAACATTGCATCGATATTCTGAACCCGGAAAGCTACCAGGCTTTACTGAGTGGCTACCAGTGCGCCATTTGCACCTTGGGTATCGGAGAGCCCTCCAAGGTTGATAAGCAGGATTTCTTGCGCATCGACAAACAGGCTGTACTGGATTTCGCCACGCACTGTCGTCAAGCAGGCATTGAACACTTTCAATTATTGAGCTCTGTGGGTGTTGACGCCCAATCCCGTTCGTTCTATCTGCGTAGCAAGGGCGAATTGAATGAGGCGCTGCTGGCCTTGAATTTCAAACGTCTCAGTCTGTTCCAACCCTCCATGATCATCACACCGAACAATCGTTACGGCTTCTCTCAGGCTTTGACCCTGGCATTGTGGCCTGCGCTGAGCCACATCATGGTGGGTCCACTGAGAAAGTTCAGGGGTATTGCTGTGGAAAAACTGGGAACAGCTATTGCTCGCAACAGCCAATGCAAGACTTCAACAGGCGTTGAAGTCTTGCATTGGCAGGAATTCATGGCACTGGATTCTTCCACTGATTGA
- a CDS encoding MBL fold metallo-hydrolase, whose translation MKKRWFLVPLALLAVPVFAFQAGLFPELGARPAAEDRLRFLASEAYNPEAGIFENRRADLVAQMQENMETIPMLRKWFAKRPDARPVSELPQRQPDLQQFLSASSETKIIWFGHSTFLLNIAGTIVLVDPVFGDTASPVSFMVKRFQPPVLELEELPPIDIILISHDHYDHLDKPSIDFFVDKATQFITPLGVGVHLKRWGISEHRITERDWWQSHESHGVEFTAAPAQHFSGRDGANNNETLWASWVVAGPATRLFFSGDSGYDTHFSQIGERLGPFDLAFMENGQYDQAWPYVHMLPPETIQAFKDVNASRLMPVHWGMFELAFHTWYEPAAAVSRLAEQEGIELVTPMLGELITLDNSLRTTHWWETVAHANPE comes from the coding sequence ATGAAAAAACGTTGGTTTCTTGTGCCTTTGGCATTGTTGGCTGTGCCGGTATTCGCCTTTCAGGCAGGCCTGTTTCCCGAATTAGGCGCACGCCCTGCGGCAGAGGATCGGCTGCGTTTTCTCGCCTCGGAAGCCTACAATCCAGAGGCTGGAATATTCGAGAATCGCAGAGCCGACCTGGTTGCACAGATGCAGGAGAATATGGAAACCATTCCCATGCTGCGCAAGTGGTTTGCCAAGCGGCCCGATGCCCGGCCTGTCAGCGAGTTACCGCAGCGTCAGCCAGATCTGCAGCAGTTTCTGTCAGCCAGTTCAGAGACGAAAATCATCTGGTTCGGGCATTCGACGTTCCTGTTGAATATCGCGGGTACGATCGTATTGGTTGATCCGGTGTTCGGTGACACGGCATCACCGGTGAGTTTCATGGTCAAACGATTCCAGCCTCCGGTACTTGAACTAGAGGAGCTGCCACCCATCGACATTATCCTGATCTCCCATGATCACTACGATCATCTGGATAAGCCAAGTATTGATTTCTTTGTTGACAAGGCGACCCAGTTCATAACCCCACTGGGGGTTGGTGTTCACCTGAAGCGTTGGGGAATCTCTGAACACAGAATTACCGAACGAGACTGGTGGCAATCGCATGAGTCGCATGGAGTGGAATTTACAGCAGCTCCCGCCCAGCATTTTTCGGGGCGTGATGGCGCGAACAATAATGAAACGCTATGGGCGTCCTGGGTAGTGGCAGGTCCTGCGACGCGCTTGTTCTTCAGTGGCGACTCAGGTTACGACACACATTTTTCACAGATCGGTGAACGCCTGGGACCGTTTGATCTGGCGTTCATGGAGAATGGTCAATATGATCAAGCCTGGCCGTATGTTCATATGCTACCCCCTGAGACAATCCAGGCATTCAAGGATGTTAATGCAAGTCGCTTGATGCCCGTGCACTGGGGTATGTTCGAACTGGCTTTTCACACTTGGTATGAGCCAGCAGCGGCTGTTAGTCGCCTGGCTGAGCAAGAGGGTATCGAGTTGGTGACGCCCATGTTGGGAGAGCTGATTACTCTCGATAATTCACTCAGAACAACCCACTGGTGGGAGACTGTTGCTCATGCGAATCCTGAATAA
- a CDS encoding TM0106 family RecB-like putative nuclease, with translation MRILNNRLVFSPSDLSGYLSSPFASWMDRFAREFPDQAPPADEADALLGVLGKRGLEHEAAFEQRFRDAGLEVLNIDAEVCATTESLSLSAEEDMDRRRLCTVEAIRSGVDVIAQATLEGERFAGVADFLVKVPGASELGSYHYEVWDTKLASRIRPGFVIQLCCYVEMLEQIQGCRAEHLVVVLGDRREERVRLVDCQDYYRALKQQFLQLHDGWSRDEMPSPTASSSYGRWSGYVQSWLESIDHLSQVATITGSQLARLEAAGIATRAALAAVDVSVAGIDDMSLQRLARQASLQIQSQGCAVPAYSLLEQPVDIAAADAREVLLSVGESGVTNGLSRLPAWCPEDVFFDIEGFPLDTGGLEYLWGCTYFDEQSERTFRDWWAHDSTAERQAFEGFIDWIYERWQRAPTMHVYHYANYEIAACQRLMGRYGTREHELDELLRADVFVDLYVVVQQSLQIGEPRYSIKNVERLYRGGRDTDVGSGGDSVVVYEHWRERHQAGVEGDTWQNSETLNSIRNYNIDDCNSTQELVDWLRERQQEHGITIQLETGDSQEVIPDQVVSARLEMRDRLLLNADTQRKAEDYMTAAVSENMAGLLEFHRREAKPAWWRYFDRHSSTPEQLMHDPACLAKCLRTGREPFKPTERARNLAYEYDFGTMQDFKGLPAAVELLDERGDNDKPLRATVLHALSDFAQGRLVLQSAKELPTTVTLIPNEFINPAPIPDAIDAVVEQWLERSDETGSIDDFLFRRAPRFKQPRPGAIAYGDTSEERLAATIEAVLDLDDSYLTIQGPPGCGKSYTGARIIAALCAQGCKIGISSNSHAAIQNLMTGAARYCQAQGVAARFLCSRQPDDELVQLGAELFSNSKLAAELAPATVVGTTAWGFARNDLAGEFDYLLIDEAGQVSVANLLAMSRSARNLVLLGDQMQLGQPSQGSHPAESGLSVLEYLLKGQPTIDENMGVFLGTTYRMHSHINRYVSQRFYDGRLKSVAQTDARELLPDEARLPELDRKAGICFIPVQHTGNAQSSEEEAVEIFRLARSLLGQRVKTSASDDSSKPLGWNDLLFVAPYNQQVKLLQERLGEQARVGSVDRFQGQEAAVVFLSLCSSDAAEAPRGIDFLFDPNRLNVAISRAQTLVVVVGNPGLATTRVSTVAQLRKVNLVAGLLYHSADE, from the coding sequence ATGCGAATCCTGAATAACCGTCTTGTCTTCTCGCCCAGTGATCTGTCTGGATATCTGAGCAGTCCTTTCGCTTCATGGATGGATCGTTTTGCCCGTGAGTTTCCAGATCAGGCACCGCCGGCAGATGAGGCCGATGCCTTGCTGGGCGTGTTGGGTAAGCGAGGCCTTGAGCATGAAGCGGCGTTTGAACAGCGCTTCAGAGACGCAGGTCTGGAGGTCCTCAATATCGATGCTGAAGTTTGTGCTACTACAGAATCTCTTTCACTGTCAGCCGAAGAGGACATGGACAGGAGAAGACTGTGCACCGTTGAGGCTATCCGCTCTGGGGTCGATGTCATTGCACAGGCAACACTAGAGGGCGAACGTTTCGCAGGTGTTGCCGATTTTCTTGTCAAAGTGCCAGGTGCCAGTGAGCTGGGGAGCTATCACTATGAAGTATGGGATACCAAGCTTGCTAGCAGGATAAGACCCGGCTTTGTCATACAGCTGTGCTGCTATGTCGAGATGCTGGAGCAGATTCAAGGCTGCCGTGCAGAGCACTTGGTGGTTGTTCTGGGCGATAGGCGTGAAGAGCGTGTACGTCTGGTTGATTGTCAGGATTACTACCGTGCTCTGAAGCAGCAATTCCTGCAATTGCATGATGGCTGGAGCCGCGATGAAATGCCGTCACCAACCGCTTCGAGCAGTTATGGCCGTTGGTCTGGCTATGTCCAGTCCTGGCTGGAAAGCATTGATCATCTTTCCCAGGTGGCCACCATAACCGGTTCGCAGCTTGCACGTCTGGAGGCGGCCGGTATTGCAACGCGGGCAGCGTTGGCGGCTGTTGATGTCAGTGTGGCGGGCATTGATGATATGAGCTTGCAACGTCTGGCCAGGCAGGCCAGCTTGCAGATTCAGAGCCAGGGCTGTGCTGTGCCTGCCTACAGCTTGCTAGAGCAGCCTGTTGATATTGCTGCGGCTGATGCTCGGGAAGTGCTTCTGAGTGTCGGTGAATCTGGTGTTACAAACGGATTGTCACGTTTGCCTGCCTGGTGTCCAGAGGATGTATTTTTTGATATCGAAGGTTTTCCACTGGACACTGGCGGATTGGAGTATCTGTGGGGTTGCACCTATTTTGATGAGCAAAGTGAGCGAACATTTCGAGACTGGTGGGCACATGATTCAACGGCAGAGAGACAAGCCTTTGAAGGTTTCATAGACTGGATTTATGAGCGATGGCAGCGTGCGCCGACTATGCATGTCTATCACTATGCCAACTATGAGATAGCCGCCTGCCAGAGGCTGATGGGACGCTATGGAACTCGCGAACACGAACTCGATGAATTACTACGGGCCGATGTGTTCGTTGATCTGTATGTGGTCGTTCAGCAAAGTCTGCAGATTGGTGAGCCACGTTACTCGATCAAGAACGTCGAACGACTCTACCGAGGTGGTCGTGACACCGATGTGGGAAGTGGCGGTGATTCTGTGGTTGTTTATGAGCATTGGCGCGAACGCCACCAGGCAGGTGTGGAGGGAGATACCTGGCAGAACTCTGAGACTCTGAACAGTATTCGAAATTATAATATCGACGACTGCAACTCGACGCAGGAGCTTGTTGATTGGTTGCGCGAGCGGCAACAGGAACATGGCATTACGATACAGCTAGAGACTGGCGATAGTCAGGAAGTCATTCCCGATCAGGTGGTTAGTGCACGACTGGAAATGCGTGATCGTTTGCTACTCAATGCTGATACACAGCGCAAGGCTGAGGATTACATGACGGCCGCAGTCTCGGAGAACATGGCCGGATTGCTCGAGTTTCATCGCCGGGAAGCAAAACCTGCCTGGTGGCGCTACTTTGATCGTCACAGCAGTACACCCGAACAGCTGATGCATGATCCGGCCTGCCTGGCCAAATGCCTGCGAACGGGGCGTGAGCCATTCAAGCCAACTGAACGGGCCAGGAATTTGGCCTACGAATATGATTTTGGAACGATGCAGGATTTCAAGGGCCTGCCTGCCGCGGTCGAGTTGCTGGATGAGCGGGGTGATAATGACAAACCACTGCGTGCCACCGTGCTTCATGCACTGAGTGATTTTGCGCAGGGACGTCTGGTGTTGCAATCCGCAAAGGAACTGCCGACCACGGTGACGCTCATTCCTAATGAATTCATTAATCCGGCACCGATTCCCGATGCTATTGACGCCGTTGTCGAGCAGTGGCTGGAGCGCTCTGATGAGACCGGTAGCATTGACGATTTTCTGTTCCGTCGGGCTCCTCGGTTCAAACAGCCCAGGCCGGGTGCGATTGCATATGGCGACACCTCTGAGGAACGCCTGGCCGCAACCATTGAGGCGGTGCTGGATCTGGATGACAGCTATCTGACCATTCAAGGGCCGCCGGGTTGTGGCAAGTCATACACAGGGGCACGAATCATTGCAGCCTTGTGTGCTCAAGGCTGCAAGATCGGAATTTCCAGTAATAGTCATGCCGCCATTCAGAACCTGATGACAGGCGCTGCACGGTATTGCCAGGCACAGGGTGTCGCTGCAAGATTCCTGTGTTCACGACAGCCTGATGATGAGTTGGTGCAGTTGGGGGCGGAGCTCTTCAGCAACAGCAAGCTGGCAGCCGAACTGGCACCCGCGACCGTGGTGGGAACAACAGCCTGGGGTTTTGCCCGCAACGATCTGGCGGGGGAGTTTGACTACCTGTTGATTGATGAGGCGGGTCAGGTGTCTGTCGCCAATCTGTTGGCCATGAGTCGCTCTGCCCGCAATCTGGTGTTGCTGGGTGATCAGATGCAGCTGGGACAGCCCAGCCAGGGCTCGCATCCGGCTGAAAGCGGATTGTCGGTACTGGAGTATTTGCTCAAAGGACAGCCGACTATCGATGAGAACATGGGCGTTTTTCTTGGGACCACCTACCGGATGCACTCGCACATAAATCGCTATGTATCACAGAGATTCTACGACGGCAGACTCAAGTCAGTAGCGCAAACGGATGCCAGGGAGTTGTTGCCGGATGAGGCGCGTTTGCCAGAGCTTGATCGGAAGGCGGGTATCTGTTTTATTCCGGTTCAGCACACGGGCAACGCACAATCCAGTGAAGAGGAGGCCGTTGAAATTTTTCGTCTGGCAAGGTCGCTTCTGGGCCAGAGAGTCAAAACGTCTGCCAGTGATGACAGCTCAAAGCCTCTGGGCTGGAACGATCTGTTGTTTGTGGCGCCCTATAACCAGCAAGTCAAATTGCTGCAAGAGCGTCTTGGCGAGCAGGCACGTGTGGGCAGTGTTGACAGATTTCAGGGGCAGGAGGCTGCGGTGGTCTTTCTTAGTCTGTGCAGCAGTGATGCCGCTGAAGCACCACGTGGTATCGATTTTCTGTTCGATCCGAATCGCCTGAATGTAGCAATCTCGCGGGCACAGACGCTGGTCGTTGTTGTGGGTAACCCAGGACTTGCGACGACAAGAGTCTCGACGGTTGCGCAGCTGCGAAAGGTGAACCTGGTGGCAGGATTGCTTTATCATTCGGCAGATGAGTGA
- a CDS encoding TetR/AcrR family transcriptional regulator, whose product MTSDQTYSQRKRAAILNAAAEEFRSNGYRETSMDRIAEVAQVSKRTVYKHFPSKDDLYRAITHELVLQEHYSIDGSYNQQQSLRSQLIHIATQEVAAFSSDTYLSNMRVLLGEAFRSPEIVQKVFQDLPVNGGAFFEWINAAMDDGRLQIEDPRLATQQLLSLLKGILFWPQAMSMQGAVSMKAQTTVIASAVDMFLDHYEVR is encoded by the coding sequence ATGACAAGCGATCAGACCTACAGCCAGCGCAAGCGTGCCGCTATTCTCAACGCCGCAGCGGAAGAGTTCCGGAGTAATGGCTACCGGGAAACCAGCATGGACCGGATTGCTGAAGTCGCGCAAGTGAGCAAGCGTACGGTATACAAGCATTTTCCCAGCAAGGATGATCTTTACCGGGCCATTACCCATGAGCTTGTCTTGCAGGAGCATTATTCGATTGATGGCAGCTATAACCAGCAGCAATCGCTACGTTCACAACTGATACATATTGCCACTCAAGAGGTGGCAGCCTTCAGCTCCGATACCTATCTGTCGAACATGCGAGTATTGCTGGGAGAAGCTTTCCGTTCGCCGGAAATCGTGCAGAAGGTCTTTCAGGATCTACCTGTTAACGGGGGCGCATTTTTCGAATGGATTAACGCCGCCATGGATGATGGACGTCTGCAGATAGAAGACCCGAGGCTTGCCACTCAGCAGTTGCTCTCTTTGCTCAAGGGGATCTTGTTCTGGCCACAGGCAATGTCGATGCAAGGGGCTGTCAGCATGAAAGCTCAAACAACGGTCATTGCCTCGGCCGTTGATATGTTTCTGGATCACTACGAAGTCAGATAG